The following DNA comes from Naumovozyma dairenensis CBS 421 chromosome 4, complete genome.
GACTCTCGAGGGAAAATCATGGCAAGTATAGATAGAAATTGGGTCGGCTTAGGGAGAGAAATGTTCACTGATACTGGTGTTTATAATTTAAGATTCGATTCAAGACAAAGTTTTAATGGAATATATCCTCAAGAATCAATGAGTAATCAagtattgaatttaaatcaaAGGGCTATATTGTTGGCTAATGCAGTATCAATTGATTTCgattatttttcaagacATTCAAGACATACAGGTGGTGGATTATTATCGTTCGGTAACGGAGGAGATTATgattaattgattaattgattaattgattaattgattaattaattaattaattatattaatCGATAATTCATATTCCAGTATTCTTCTAACGTATATCGGAAATTTCCTTGCATGTATATACTATATTAGAATTTTAATGAACAACCACCCATCACTCAGAGAAAAAAGTTATTCttatgaatattattcaacGAATGAAAAGTATATGTATTTCAATACCTGTTTCTAAAAATGCTTAAAGTATAAAAGtattaatttatatatcCAGAATTTATAGTTACCTAAAGATTCGGAAACGATATAGTAATTCCCTATCATGGAGTACAGGGTCAGAatataaatgaattgattctTCCAACTTCTTTGCGGAAGAATCTTCAGCATGTATAATCTTCCACTTATCCGATCGAAGAGAATTTACCATTCGGTACAGTTCATCTAAGAATTGGATAGTGTTTTCCCCATACATACCCCACAGAAgtttataaaataataatggattttCCAATACGTCATTAaatttctcattttcaatgagtttcttaatctttttcaatagttcGCTTTTCGTAAACTTGTGAGGTAAATTCCTAACCCTTTCCTTTCCAATGTCGGAGACACATACTTCGACATCGGTATCTTTAGGTAACAATATATTAGAACGGGTAATAAACTCAATGCAATTCAAATGAGTAGAACCATCAATATCCAGACCGTacaaattaaaattgaCATCAAAAATTCCAAAGGTGAATTTAtggaattttttaaaatcgTGTATACCCAACATTAATAGAAAATCGGAAGCAGATAATTTAATAGCCATATCTTCTTCGAACCTGTCAAGACCTTGAAGAACCATGGCTAATAAATTAATCATAGCCGCAATTAACGATAAATAACATGCTGTGGCAGTGATTGGAGTCCAGCCCATTGAGCATGCGCCTAACGATTGGAACATCACGTAGACTTGCACCAACATCATGATATAGAACATGCTTAAACTTGGTTGGTTTGCAGCAATGGTAATAGGAGCAGCATTGGTTGAATTAATTACCACTGAAAGAATAGAGGACAAACAGACAAAGCAGAAAAGTTTAGAATTGAAGCGCattatgattttgaaaagcaattaaatttgttgaagCAGCTGAAAGGTTATGTAGTTGGTTCTTTGATTATTTGTCTATAA
Coding sequences within:
- the NDAI0D00460 gene encoding uncharacterized protein, whose amino-acid sequence is MRFNSKLFCFVCLSSILSVVINSTNAAPITIAANQPSLSMFYIMMLVQVYVMFQSLGACSMGWTPITATACYLSLIAAMINLLAMVLQGLDRFEEDMAIKLSASDFLLMLGIHDFKKFHKFTFGIFDVNFNLYGLDIDGSTHLNCIEFITRSNILLPKDTDVEVCVSDIGKERVRNLPHKFTKSELLKKIKKLIENEKFNDVLENPLLFYKLLWGMYGENTIQFLDELYRMVNSLRSDKWKIIHAEDSSAKKLEESIHLYSDPVLHDRELLYRFRIFR